Part of the Acropora palmata chromosome 10, jaAcrPala1.3, whole genome shotgun sequence genome, TGTGAAACATTTCCACGGTCCTCTTTTTAAGGTCACATGAATCATCTGCATACACCTCATCCCCAAGTTCCGATAGGAAAAATCCATACAGAAAGGTGGTAACTTTGATGGTTTGACAATATATAATGGTTCGCTCATAATTTCCTTTCTGTTCTCTTAAATCTTTGACCAtgatttgaaaagtttttgcTGGATCTGGGGTAACAGCTCTAACTGCATAACAAATGTTATCTCTGTTTGGGCTCACCATTAACAATGCTGGCTCATGCATTTCCAGAGATCGCATGATTTTGAGTCTAGTTGACTTTGTGGCTGTTGCAGTCAGTGCAATAAGAGGAACTTTTCCCACTATGGATCTGATTTCGTTTATTCTTCCAAACCACTTTCGGAATGCACCTTCCCCTTTCTTTGCTGTATAACcccttgaataaaaattaattgggACACAAAGTCAAAGGACGCCAACACATGTAATGGCTGGGACGGGGTATTCTGCAATCGCTCCCaatgtatatatgtatttaaTCGAGCCTGATATTTTCAACACAGAAAATAAACATAACAAGTGAAGTTATAATTGTcactgaaaagcaaaaactttGAGTGATATTTTGTTAAACTCAGATTTCTTCATTCTCCAATGTTTTTATACAACGTTTAAAACCAGTTGCAGTATCtgtatgttaatttttttattccaccCTCTTCGAACActaaatcaaatgaaaagtaTTAGCCTGACGTTGATTCTACACTGTATGTTGGATCTGTATGGCAAATAATACTATAATACACTCTTAGGTTATAACATGTGAAAAGCGCTTCCAAGCAGACTCAGCTTACCAGTGAGAAATGCAGTGAGCTTCATCGACAGCCACCAGACATAATCCTTTTTTGTAGGCATCATTGCTGAGCATGGCTCGCCATCTTTTGGTTGACAAAAACGCTCCGGGTGAGCCGTACACAATTTGGCATTCTCCTCTTTGTACACGTTTTCTGGCCTGTTCACAATTCTGTTCGTCTCCAATGATCTCGGCACTTATCCAGAGAGATTTTAGAAAGTGAACTTGGTCTAACATAAGAGAAACCAGAGGAGAAATTACAAGGACGATCGACTTCGCAGATTTCGGCCTCACGATGTCGAAGAATATCGGAGCGGATTGAAAAATCAAAGACTTTCCCGACCCTGTTGGTTGAATTAGGAACACGTCTCGGCCGCAGATTAACTTTTCTAGCGCTTCCCGCTGTAAATCTTTCAGACTTTCAATGTGAAATGTCTCTAAAATTCTCTCGCGTGCCAGAGCCATCAACTCCAcatcgtccgccattttgtttacaGTGTTCTTGCGAGATAATTTATGCACTGATTTATGCCCGACAAAAATCTGCGGGCGGttatctgattggctaagacTAACAAAAGAATCCTCACGCGTCCAGCCGTGACTTCGGGGAGGAGCGCGGGCTCCTCTCCCGAACAGCGGCTGGTAATCGAGCCTATGTTTTTCGCCCCCAGCGAGACAGGTCTCAAAAACCGCTAAGCATGCGCGATAGCTTCCTGCCAtcaatgtttgaaaatggcggacgacaAATGCTATTTCGCCATGTATTTCAGCTTCTCACCAGGCCGTTCGTagatttgttcaagttttaattttcggtTGAGATGCGCCTTCGACATTTCTAGTTTACCGTGGTACGAAGTTTAGAGAGATCGGCGGTTGCTATCCACAAGATATTGTTCCGTATCTGCTTCCTTCTTGTGTAAATGTTCGCTGCCAGTGGAAGATAAACCGGACTccgtttttctcatttgttaaGGCTGCACAACGTTTGTTAAGCTTGAGATTTGGCATACGTTCACGTTGTTTCtttcggaaaaaaatatcaaaaatgacttttttttcgttcgaaTGGTCTTGAGAAAAAACGTcccaaagttgttgttgtggctTTAAACCCAAAGGAGTCACTCCATAAAGATCAGTGAGACTTCAGTGATGGCGAGACTACCCCGGAACGTGTGCAAAAGATGATTTCGCAAACTAATTTGTGAGTATcgccaagtttgttttttggctAAATGTTCGTTTAGTCTTATAGCTCCATCATgattgtaatttcacgttaAGCAATGCTTTAATACCGTCCGTTTTACATTGTATGTTTCTCTCTTTGATGGTTCTCTCGATGTGAAGGTAAACCGATGTGAAAATAAACTGGATTCGTCTCAAGTTAAAATGGTGTTGCAGTCGTTCTTTTTGTAGCGGAGCAAGCCCGCGAAAAGTTCTCCCCATTGCAAGGTGCAGCCGCGTTGAAAGAATTTACGcgacttgaaaagaaaaccactgaaatttttaacatcatgtttcaattaattttgtgatcagCAATTCTATGCGCTAAGAGACAACAGGCCCTCCGTAGTGGAGAACAAGGCTACTCAGATCGCGGTTGGCCAAcggtgttttgtgtttttgagttAGAAGAGAGTGTTTGTCTGTGCGTTCGGCACTACGAAAAATTAAGGGAAAGTAATAAGACAAGTTGTTGCTTTCGGCAAAGTTCCGTGAGAGACACCTGCTCTGGGAGGCTGACTAAATGCCCTTAAACTTAATAGCAACGAACCTCAGTCAACCCACACAATACACATGACAAAAGACACCCAGAGTGGAGTGGTCTACTTcctgaaattcaaaaacttCAGAAAGAGAACGAACGCTTGAGGATGCTTAGCTTGCAGCATGGGGCAAAGAACCGCAGAGAAACTTGCTAAAGAAAACTATTCCTtacataatgaaattcaaggtTGGTAACACAAGCATTTCAACCAATTAGGGCATTCTAATCTAAATGGCATCTTTtcgtattgttttgataaaaatagtgtgcatgtatttaaatacaaaaaatgaaaaaaacagcaatcactttcaaacctcttttttttagCACCTTTCCTAAAgcataaatacaaacaaaataattaaagtggtccataaattttcagttgatacAACTCTACACAAAACACTCAACTGTAattattcgttttctttcctttttttaatacaagagGCCAAATTATAAAGCACTGCTAGGTTAAGATATGACAAACATATTGTTCCAATATAAAACCTGAGCAATACTtagcacacaacaaaaaaatgagttcttaaaacaggaaatctaaaagaaagaaaaaagcaatcactATCAAACCCTTTCTCATCAGCACCTTTCCTCCTGGATaaatagtaacaaaataattaagttaGACCTTACAATACCACTTGCAGATATCATGCAGGAAAAtgctcatttaaatgtgacaagattagaacacaaagacaaaactgagGAACTTGAGAAGGCCAATACCAAATTACAGGAGAAAATACAAGGTACATGTACCTAAAAACTTATTTCAACCGAGAGGTGGTGTATTACCTGAGTCTTAACTACCCCATCCCTTCAAATCCATCTACAAATTTCCTAGTCAAGAGGAAAATAACTTAAGAATTTCCTAGTTGAAATGGAAACATAAACTACCAACTTATTAAGTTCAACTGAagctgtattttgaaaattggttgTAAACTAGATCTCCCTGTTTCTCTGTATTCACAAAAGGTCTGTCTGTGGGCTCATAACCATGGCTATTGAGCATGCATCATTGCTAATAAACAATGACTAGACTGAAGTGCTTCCCATTTCAATGAAGGCATCAAGTTAAATGAACTGACTATAAAAACGGAAATGTTCTGCACATTTTTAGGAGAACCAGAATTCAAAAACATGTTCAACAGTTTCATAGAGCAGTGAATGAGCACTACAGAAAGGGGGGCAAACACTTGTATGATCCTGCTGAAATGGAAACTTTCTCTAATAAGCATGCACCTGGACTGTTTGCTCAACTTTACAAAAGCATCCTGAATGATGATAAGGAAAAaccttccaaaaaacatatggAAATGCAGAAAACAAGAGTTGTGTCATTGTTACACAATCTCAGTTGCATGGCAACCAggtatatattttaattccaAGGGGCCTGTTTACAAGAAACACCAATGCTTTTCcagattttaatttattttggaagttcatattttacatAGTAACTAGGACAGCACCATTTGCAAGCTATCTAGATTCAttgtgaaaatgtaaaattggCATTGATACCACAGATATTTCACTAGAGGTACACTCTTCTGCTAAAGGGCCTTTCTCAACATATTTTTGATTAGAAAAACTGTCCAATGAAGAAAGCGATTTGCCTAAatctaaaaatgaaaggagCCAGTTATAGCTCTTTGATGTCTGGCATGGTTCTTGGGTTCAGCTGCCACCCTCAAGCAGTTCTcaactacaaaaaaaggttgacagaagcaaacaagactgaagtacaaaaacaaataaaggacGCCACAAAAGTGATATCACATGTTCCTTATTGATTGCAAtgtcattaaataaaaatggcaGCATAAGTTCAAGCCAgcagttttgaatattttagaaTGATTCAACTTTGCATCCAGCTTAGAAAATAGAATGTTACTGTATGATCCTGTctacagaaaaaatattattgagtcTACTTTCCATTATTATACTGCACAAACCATGAAAGAAGTTACAGTGTCTCTGTATACCCTGATAGTGAGAATGCATAATTTTTTCACCTGCAATTTGCAGAATAGAAAGTTTATGTTCCTTATTGAAGACCACATCCATTTTATACATGCTAAGCACCATCCCAAAAGTTCTGTAACAAGCACCATTTGGCATATGTGTACTGCAGTTGTGGATGTACAAGTCAACATGAGAGTGGTTGAATTGGAAGAGGATGTCACAAAGTATCACAGCCATGTACAAGTGACCATGGAGGATAGCACGGTCTGAGGTTGTTGAGGGGGTCTGCTGAAAGTGGAAACTATTACCGCCAAAGCTTCCTACAACACCTCCCTCTACAATTCAAAGAATTCaacttatcaaatttttatgttgaaaGACGTTGTAAAGAATTAAGGTAATTTATAAAATGAGGTGTggtgaaactaaaaatttgccatgtttaaagggccaaaagacatgaaatgctttgtgctgttgaataatcattaataaaattatttttgtgatttgaagtttctatggtttaatggaatatataatttagactgttgcctgtttttaaattttttctgcaccattttcctgagtgtcttaagatatttcaaggtcaaaaccTTTGAAGGATTACATTGCCTGTACAAAGCCTGTGTTAAATTTCAACACATAGGGTGTATTGAGATGCTGAAAGGGAGGAGTTGCATAGCCTCAACACAACGTGGCTTGTGGATGTGTTTGAGCAGTCACTACAAAGTAAGCAAAACCACAGGCAAGCACTCAACCACCTCCTGGAATTCTGCCCACCGTGGTCCGAGTATTTAAGCAAGTTTCAACTGCCTCTCACTGGAGATTTCCCATCttggaaatacaacaaaaaactcATAGCAGATGTATAATTAAGGTGTTTCAGTATTAACATACGACTAATCAGAAGAAAGCCCAAAGGGACTGAGAATCAGAGAATCATGACGACGACAACTTAGGCGATTCCAAATACAGGAAGAATGAAAGTGGAAGAAACCAAGGCGAAGTTTGCGGAGCGTTTCCAAATTTTAGAGGAAACAAATCCAACGCAGATCCTTCCAGTGTACGCGAATGCCAAACAGAAACCATCATCGACACCACAGACAGAGGAGCCCAGTGCCAGGGATGTACCGCAATTTCGATGTCAGGAACCAGGTTGCGGGAAGATTTGTTCATCGTAGGGAGGATTGAAGAATCATAACAGAACACATCGTCGTGATCGGCAATCATTAACTACCACCCATGAAAAGCACTTCATACTCTTCTTGAGCACCAAATCTCTCTTAATAAATTCCCGTTAATAGAACCGCAAAATACACTTAAAACTGCCTGAGCAAAGGACAGTATTTCATAGACCAACATAGAGACCGTTCACATGGCGCCGTTCTCTGCGCTGCTTCTAATCCCCGCAATAAGTCAGCGATTATCGTCTTGCGCACGCGTTGTTGAAAGGcgttctcagccaatcagcggtTTTTGAGACCTGTCCCCCAGCAACAATATGCGCACAGTATGACTGAGCGAAAATGCACTGGACACTAGTCAAAACTCCTGATCCTGCATGTGTTTGTACGGTCGTTAGTACGTAATGGGAaaattaaggtggctccctagagTTATTACGATCATCGTCCTTATAGAACGCGAGTTAGAAAACGAAACTTAGTCAATTTCCCTTAAATTTTTCCCCCGTAGAGATTTACCAGTATGGATACTGTTGAAACAAGATTTATGTTTTGCTTGTCAATTTTTGGATTAAGGtcgttaccatggcaacatctTATCTAATGACAGGcacatattttcctcattttggcCTAGACTCCTTgatattttaactttccttcggtgaatttttttcatattttgccacatcatggaaatgatattgcctgacattttgaaatgttaaaaagtcaGCGTTGTTCAGACGGCTTTTCCAATATTCTGTAATTTGTCATTATTCTCAATATATTAAATTAGCTCTGacagattttaacaaaaatagggTATTTTATAGGATTTGTATGTGGTTACAACTGagccaagttttaaaaaaattcaccgaaggaaacgggagaaaaccagcatttattttttacgctgacgtcacaaaaatccaaaaaacacgcGTGGTTCAGGTTTACGCGCGAGTCTTCTCcacttgcgcatgcgtacggtAGCTGAAAACCTTCGTTTATCTTTCGAAGtactgtacagcgccgcaaatgatccccagaccgcaaatgatccccaaattggaccgcaaatgatcccgaaccgcaaatgatccccgatgtgaaccgcaaatgatcccggcGGAAAACAAGggatggcatggattttggtttcttagatcttttttaaaattttttttctttctttctttcttttttttctttttcatcaactaaaagataaattagatcaaattaaagaaaagatatactgggaacgtaaattataatttaagagcgaatgtcagcatttatcaaacaaattcgaaaaatcgcggcaaacctcaaaaaatcgatttcgctcaaactttgtATTTTGGTGGGGCAATTAGAGCTAAGAGTTGCTATGCAGTTGGTTTCCTCAAATATCgtgtaattattgagaaatgtgcaaattttgacgacgctacagaagcggccattttggcTCTGAATTTTAACCCAACTTCGGCCGACTCGCATCGgcaaaccatgcattcaatcgccctaaaaacacaagcaatcgtttgaatgacctttccttttgttgtttttgtcaatttgctaagggttatttaattacttcctttcgaaacaactttttttctttagggctatatttttcatcaaaaaaagtatctcttacaaaacgtttgtttatggATGTGCTTAACCTTTGAATCGCTTGAAACTTCGCTCATTAAAAGGCGGATaaataccttttcaaatgatcgaaAAAAATCTCTGGGCAAATGTTTGCTTGTAATGCTACACCACTTCTaatttgaaggatatttgTATATATGAGACCTCCGAAGGCAATCAAGTGCGCTGTTATAGCCTCCGAATTACGCCTCATAATGTctctaaaaggagaagaaacttggaagaaatagaCAGTTCTTACCTCTTCTGTGAGACTTCCAACGTATTTTGGTAGTTAACCTTTTGAACTGTGTTAACTCTAATCCAGTAACCAACgtcacacaagcaaaaaataaacatcaccaatttaaaaaaaatccaagaaaccaaaatccatgccattcgttgttttccggcgggatcatttgcggttcacatcggggatcatttgcggttcgggatcatttgcggtccaatttggggatcatttgcggtctggggatcatttgcggcgctgtacagaagccatctttgtttttattttttgcgtgGACTTCGCGTGGATTTAAAATCTCACGCCATACTAGTGCCCAGGTTGCGCGCGGTCTCAAAACTCTAGGGAGCctccttaaggacggtgcctactaattaaagatattttttccccggtgtgtgattatgcaggaaatgtagatcttaacaagtcctattgaaatccaaaaagaaaattgggggtaaccacgcatttttcaaagataattcatgaataatatctgtaaaaagctttaaaatacaaagaaatgtatggcgttctttctcaaattgaagcttaattatctctcaaaaatgcatggttacccccaattttctttttggataccaagagtacttactaagatctactttctcccgatagtcttaaaccgcgcaaaaatatccatgtattagtaagcactggcgataggaaatccgagtatctggagatgcgcagaatgtatgcgcagtaacaatagtaggcaccgttcTTAAATGAATCCTTCTGAAAACGAAAACTGGCCGACTGGTTAGCCAAAGGATTTCACCGACCTAAAACAAGACTTGAAATCTCGAGATATCCTAATCAATTTATGTATCTCGGTCAAAAGACACTGAGAACTTGTAGCTAGTGTTTGCTTTCTTCCATCCAAGACCAAAGCAGGCACG contains:
- the LOC141894665 gene encoding uncharacterized protein LOC141894665, whose translation is MAGSYRACLAVFETCLAGGEKHRLDYQPLFGRGARAPPRSHGWTREDSFVSLSQSDNRPQIFVGHKSVHKLSRKNTVNKMADDVELMALARERILETFHIESLKDLQREALEKLICGRDVFLIQPTGSGKSLIFQSAPIFFDIVRPKSAKSIVLVISPLVSLMLDQVHFLKSLWISAEIIGDEQNCEQARKRVQRGECQIVYGSPGAFLSTKRWRAMLSNDAYKKGLCLVAVDEAHCISHWGYTAKKGEGAFRKWFGRINEIRSIVGKVPLIALTATATKSTRLKIMRSLEMHEPALLMVSPNRDNICYAVRAVTPDPAKTFQIMVKDLREQKGNYERTIIYCQTIKVTTFLYGFFLSELGDEVYADDSCDLKKRTVEMFHSRIDELNQEHILKSMVVADGSVRVLLATIAYGMGINCKDVKVVLHYGPSYNLETYLQESGRAGRDVSATCKAVMLYSSLMMKYCEDEIKTYARDSSKCRRKMLLESFDVDITNLPPFETPHQCCDNCQRNCKCQGDSCDFVFFPSPVLEMQEASAEHSLSREVSDGQRETLRKKLNYLKVALDKQYLFTARSVNNPMFTPAKLYCALGDAQIDQLLNNCAIIFTSADIFKFVDIWHLSVAKEIVFTFNQVFGDVDVTESEEPENKNTLECADENFFDFEIEDSFFADLPDDDFYIVEDSLLEHGAGE